The Streptomyces tendae genome has a window encoding:
- the lgt gene encoding prolipoprotein diacylglyceryl transferase, whose amino-acid sequence MELAYIPSPSSGVLYLGPVPLRGYAFCIIIGVFVAVWLGNKRWIARGGRAGTVADIAVWAVPFGLIGGRLYHVITDYQLYFSEGRDWVDAFKIWEGGLGIWGAIALGALGAWIGCRRRGIPLPAYADAIAPGIALAQAIGRWGNWFNQELYGRATDVPWAVEITSSSDGRVPGTYHPTFLYESLWCVGVALLVIWADRRFKLGHGRAFALYVAAYCAGRFWIEYMRVDEAHHVLGMRLNNWTSILVFLLAVLYIVLSARKRPGREDTVEPGASDGDGPADGEKKADDKKADAAEEGETPSAKERADAPAEDSGASTDSGASTDSEESKDGAGSAKKG is encoded by the coding sequence ATGGAACTTGCCTACATTCCCAGCCCGTCGAGCGGGGTGCTGTACCTCGGCCCCGTTCCGCTGCGCGGCTACGCGTTCTGCATCATCATCGGCGTCTTCGTTGCCGTCTGGCTCGGCAACAAGCGCTGGATCGCCCGGGGCGGGCGGGCCGGCACGGTGGCGGACATCGCTGTCTGGGCCGTGCCGTTCGGTCTGATCGGCGGCCGGCTCTACCACGTGATCACGGACTACCAGCTGTACTTCAGCGAGGGCCGTGACTGGGTGGACGCCTTCAAGATCTGGGAGGGCGGCCTCGGCATCTGGGGCGCCATCGCCCTGGGCGCGCTCGGCGCGTGGATCGGCTGCCGCCGCCGCGGCATCCCGCTGCCCGCGTACGCCGACGCCATCGCCCCCGGCATCGCCCTCGCGCAGGCCATCGGCCGCTGGGGCAACTGGTTCAACCAGGAGCTGTACGGGCGGGCCACCGACGTGCCGTGGGCGGTGGAGATCACCTCCTCCTCCGACGGCCGGGTGCCGGGCACGTACCACCCGACGTTCCTGTACGAGTCGCTGTGGTGCGTCGGCGTGGCGCTGCTGGTGATCTGGGCCGACCGGCGCTTCAAGCTCGGCCACGGACGCGCCTTCGCGCTGTACGTCGCCGCGTACTGCGCGGGCCGCTTCTGGATCGAGTACATGCGGGTCGACGAGGCGCACCACGTCCTCGGCATGCGGCTGAACAACTGGACCTCGATCCTCGTCTTCCTGCTCGCGGTGCTGTACATCGTGCTGTCCGCGCGGAAGCGGCCGGGCCGGGAGGACACGGTCGAGCCCGGCGCGAGCGACGGCGACGGACCGGCCGACGGGGAGAAGAAGGCCGACGACAAGAAGGCCGACGCCGCCGAGGAGGGTGAGACCCCGTCCGCGAAGGAGCGGGCGGACGCGCCCGCCGAGGACTCCGGCGCCTCCACGGACTCCGGCGCCTCCACGGACTCCGAGGAGTCCAAGGACGGGGCCGGGTCGGCCAAGAAGGGCTGA
- a CDS encoding thioredoxin domain-containing protein: MSEKNREGKRTARERLAVEREKQKAADRRRRTLIVGASVVCVLGLAAVIGVVAANSGGDDESKASGPVVAPSGAQGKDGLAIPVGKEDAKATLTVWEDFRCPACKAFEQTYRSTLNELTEAGKLKVEYHLVTLIDGGLGGSGSLSAANAAACSQDAGKFTEYHDVLFENQPMESDDAFSSDAKLFDLASKVDGLDTPAFRTCVEDGTHDSWVVKSNEAFQKGGFSGTPTVLFDGKNIYQDRSMTPEKLKEMVEEANKS; the protein is encoded by the coding sequence GTGAGCGAGAAGAACCGTGAGGGAAAGCGCACCGCCCGTGAGCGGCTGGCGGTCGAGCGTGAGAAGCAGAAGGCGGCGGACAGGCGGCGCCGCACCCTGATCGTGGGTGCGAGCGTGGTGTGTGTCCTGGGGCTCGCGGCCGTGATCGGCGTCGTCGCGGCGAACTCGGGCGGCGACGACGAGAGCAAGGCGTCCGGTCCCGTCGTGGCGCCTTCGGGCGCGCAGGGCAAGGACGGCCTGGCCATCCCCGTCGGCAAGGAGGACGCCAAGGCCACGCTCACGGTGTGGGAGGACTTCCGCTGCCCCGCCTGCAAGGCCTTCGAGCAGACCTACCGCTCCACGCTGAACGAGCTGACCGAGGCGGGCAAACTGAAGGTCGAGTACCACCTGGTCACGCTGATCGACGGCGGCCTCGGCGGCAGCGGCTCCCTCAGCGCGGCCAACGCGGCGGCGTGCTCCCAGGACGCGGGGAAGTTCACCGAGTACCACGACGTGCTGTTCGAGAACCAGCCGATGGAGAGCGACGACGCCTTCTCCAGCGACGCCAAGCTGTTCGACCTGGCGAGCAAGGTGGACGGACTCGACACCCCCGCCTTCCGCACCTGCGTCGAGGACGGTACCCACGACAGCTGGGTGGTCAAGTCCAACGAGGCCTTCCAGAAGGGCGGCTTCAGCGGCACCCCCACCGTGCTGTTCGACGGCAAGAACATCTACCAGGACCGCTCCATGACGCCCGAGAAGCTGAAGGAGATGGTCGAGGAGGCCAACAAGTCCTGA
- the trpA gene encoding tryptophan synthase subunit alpha: MSGNVRLLSDTLAAAKAEGRAALIAYLPAGFPTVDGGIEAVKAALEGGADVVEVGLPHSDPVLDGPVIQTADDIALRGGVRIADVMRTVREAHAATGAPILVMTYWNPIDRYGVERFTAELAEAGGAGCILPDLPVQESSLWREHAEKHGLATVFVVAPSSKDERLAEITAAGSGFVYAASLMGVTGTRASVSSQAEDLVRRTRATTDTPVCVGLGVSNPEQAAEVARFADGVIVGSAFVKRMLDAPDDAAGVEAVRALAGDLARGVRGQV, translated from the coding sequence GTGAGCGGGAACGTGCGGTTGCTGAGCGACACCCTGGCCGCGGCGAAGGCCGAGGGCCGTGCCGCCCTCATCGCCTACCTCCCGGCCGGGTTCCCGACCGTGGACGGCGGCATCGAGGCGGTCAAGGCCGCGCTGGAGGGCGGCGCCGACGTCGTCGAGGTGGGGCTGCCGCACAGCGACCCCGTCCTGGACGGCCCGGTCATCCAGACCGCCGACGACATCGCCCTGCGCGGCGGGGTGAGGATCGCGGACGTGATGCGCACGGTGCGCGAGGCCCACGCGGCCACGGGCGCGCCGATCCTCGTCATGACGTACTGGAACCCCATCGACCGCTACGGCGTGGAGCGGTTCACCGCCGAGCTGGCGGAGGCCGGGGGCGCCGGGTGCATCCTGCCCGACCTGCCGGTCCAGGAGTCCTCGCTGTGGCGGGAGCACGCCGAGAAGCACGGGCTGGCCACGGTCTTCGTGGTGGCGCCCAGCAGCAAGGACGAGCGGCTCGCCGAGATCACCGCGGCCGGCAGCGGCTTCGTCTACGCCGCATCGCTCATGGGTGTCACCGGCACTCGCGCGTCGGTCAGTTCCCAGGCCGAGGACCTGGTGCGGCGCACCCGCGCCACCACCGACACCCCCGTCTGCGTCGGGCTCGGCGTGTCGAACCCGGAGCAGGCCGCCGAGGTCGCCCGGTTCGCCGACGGGGTGATCGTCGGCTCCGCCTTCGTCAAGCGGATGCTGGACGCGCCCGACGACGCCGCGGGCGTCGAGGCGGTCCGGGCCCTCGCCGGTGATCTGGCCAGGGGAGTGCGCGGGCAGGTGTGA
- the trpB gene encoding tryptophan synthase subunit beta — translation MPSTFFIPDPEGHVPSGEGYFGAFGGKFIPEALVAAVDEVAVEYDKAKADPEFARELDELLAHYTGRPSALTEVPRFAGHAGGARVFLKREDLNHTGSHKINNVLGQALLTKRMGKTRVIAETGAGQHGVATATACALFGLECTIYMGEIDTRRQALNVARMRMLGAEVIAVKSGSRTLKDAINEAFRDWVANVDRTHYLFGTVAGPHPFPAMVRDFHRVIGVEARRQLLEQAGRLPDAAIACVGGGSNAIGLFHAFIPDEGVRLIGCEPAGHGIESGEHAATLTAGEPGILHGSRSYVLQDDEGQITEPYSISAGLDYPGIGPEHAYLKDSGRGEYRAVTDDAAMQALRLLSRTEGIIPAIESAHALAGALEVGRELGEDGLIVVNLSGRGDKDMDTAARYFGLYDTDAEVGEDAAGTAEIEGDAK, via the coding sequence ATGCCCAGCACCTTCTTCATCCCCGACCCGGAGGGCCACGTCCCCTCCGGCGAGGGCTACTTCGGCGCCTTCGGCGGCAAGTTCATCCCCGAGGCCCTCGTCGCGGCGGTCGACGAGGTCGCCGTCGAGTACGACAAGGCCAAGGCCGACCCGGAGTTCGCCCGGGAGCTCGACGAGCTCCTGGCCCACTACACCGGCCGCCCCAGCGCCCTCACCGAGGTACCCCGCTTCGCCGGGCACGCCGGGGGCGCCCGCGTCTTCCTCAAGCGCGAGGACCTGAACCACACCGGCTCACACAAGATCAACAATGTGCTCGGCCAGGCCCTGCTCACCAAGCGCATGGGCAAGACCCGGGTCATCGCCGAGACCGGCGCCGGGCAGCACGGCGTGGCCACCGCCACCGCCTGTGCCCTGTTCGGCCTCGAGTGCACGATCTACATGGGCGAGATCGACACCCGGCGCCAGGCGCTCAACGTGGCCCGGATGCGGATGCTCGGCGCCGAGGTCATCGCCGTGAAGTCCGGCAGCCGCACCCTGAAGGACGCCATCAACGAGGCGTTCCGGGACTGGGTCGCCAACGTCGACCGCACCCACTACCTGTTCGGCACCGTCGCCGGCCCGCACCCCTTCCCGGCCATGGTCCGCGACTTCCACCGCGTCATCGGCGTGGAGGCCCGCCGCCAGCTCCTGGAGCAGGCCGGCCGGCTGCCCGACGCCGCGATCGCCTGCGTCGGCGGCGGCTCCAACGCCATCGGCCTGTTCCACGCCTTCATCCCCGACGAGGGCGTCCGCCTGATCGGCTGCGAGCCCGCCGGACACGGCATCGAGAGCGGCGAGCACGCGGCCACCCTCACCGCGGGCGAGCCCGGCATCCTGCACGGCTCCCGTTCCTACGTCCTGCAGGACGACGAGGGCCAGATCACCGAGCCGTACTCGATCTCCGCCGGCCTGGACTACCCGGGCATCGGACCCGAGCACGCCTACCTCAAGGACAGCGGCCGCGGCGAGTACCGGGCCGTCACCGACGACGCCGCCATGCAGGCCCTGCGCCTGCTGTCGCGCACCGAGGGCATCATCCCGGCCATCGAGTCCGCGCACGCCCTGGCCGGCGCCCTGGAGGTCGGCAGGGAGCTCGGCGAGGACGGGCTGATCGTCGTCAACCTCTCGGGACGCGGCGACAAGGACATGGACACCGCGGCCCGCTACTTCGGGCTGTACGACACGGACGCCGAGGTCGGCGAGGACGCCGCCGGCACCGCCGAGATCGAGGGGGACGCCAAGTGA
- the trpM gene encoding tryptophan biosynthesis modulator TrpM: MTLSRLARGCRPRGCRAPARRVHGRRVRYVIGDEPGQVNGRRWQRPVRGAGL; the protein is encoded by the coding sequence ATGACGCTCTCCCGACTCGCACGTGGCTGCCGGCCCCGCGGCTGCCGTGCCCCCGCCCGCCGGGTGCACGGCCGCAGGGTCCGCTACGTCATCGGCGACGAGCCGGGCCAGGTGAACGGCAGACGATGGCAGCGCCCCGTCAGGGGCGCGGGGCTCTGA
- the trpC gene encoding indole-3-glycerol phosphate synthase TrpC, which produces MSVLDEIIDGVRADLAERQARVSLDELKERAAKAPAAKDGVAALRGDGVKVICEVKRSSPSKGALAAIADPAALAADYEAGGAAVISVLTEQRRFGGSLADLEAVRAKVDIPVLRKDFIVTSYQLWEARAYGADLALLIVAALEQSALESLIERAESIGLTPLVEVHDEDEVERAVDAGAKVIGVNARNLKTLEVDRGTFERVAPEIPAHLVRVAESGVRGPHDLIAYANAGADAVLVGESLVTGKDPRTAVSDLVAAGEHPALRHGR; this is translated from the coding sequence GTGAGTGTGCTCGACGAGATCATCGACGGAGTCCGTGCCGACCTGGCGGAGCGGCAGGCGCGCGTCAGCCTCGACGAGCTCAAGGAGCGCGCGGCCAAGGCGCCCGCGGCCAAGGACGGCGTGGCCGCCCTGCGCGGCGACGGCGTCAAGGTGATCTGCGAGGTCAAGCGCTCCAGCCCGTCCAAGGGCGCGCTGGCCGCGATCGCCGACCCGGCCGCCCTCGCCGCCGACTACGAGGCGGGCGGCGCCGCCGTCATCTCCGTCCTCACCGAACAGCGCCGCTTCGGCGGCTCGCTGGCCGACCTGGAGGCCGTCCGCGCCAAGGTCGACATCCCGGTGCTGCGCAAGGACTTCATCGTCACCTCGTACCAGCTCTGGGAGGCCCGCGCCTACGGCGCCGACCTGGCGCTGCTGATCGTGGCCGCCCTGGAGCAGTCCGCCCTGGAGTCGCTGATCGAGCGCGCCGAGTCCATCGGGCTCACCCCGCTCGTCGAGGTCCACGACGAGGACGAGGTCGAGCGGGCGGTCGACGCCGGCGCCAAGGTCATCGGCGTCAACGCGCGCAACCTCAAGACCCTCGAGGTCGACCGCGGGACCTTCGAGCGGGTCGCCCCCGAGATCCCCGCCCACCTCGTCCGGGTGGCCGAGTCCGGCGTGCGCGGCCCGCACGACCTCATCGCCTACGCCAACGCCGGTGCCGACGCCGTCCTGGTGGGCGAGTCCCTGGTCACCGGCAAGGACCCGAGGACGGCGGTCTCCGACCTGGTGGCGGCGGGCGAACACCCCGCCCTGCGCCACGGCCGCTGA
- a CDS encoding HGxxPAAW family protein gives MAGSSHGHTPAAWTGVIIAFIGFCAAGAFMVMDQPVGFWAGLGVVLLGGVVGAVMRAMGMGQPKSHHPVHEMTGDREPARAQG, from the coding sequence ATGGCGGGCAGCAGCCACGGTCACACCCCGGCCGCCTGGACCGGTGTCATCATCGCCTTCATCGGTTTCTGCGCCGCGGGCGCGTTCATGGTGATGGACCAGCCCGTGGGCTTCTGGGCCGGACTGGGTGTCGTCCTCCTCGGTGGCGTCGTCGGCGCCGTCATGCGCGCGATGGGCATGGGCCAGCCGAAGAGCCACCACCCGGTGCACGAGATGACCGGCGACCGCGAGCCGGCCCGCGCCCAGGGCTGA
- a CDS encoding TIGR02234 family membrane protein yields the protein MVDVTAVPTPRSEPAGPARAGRTSLAVALLSGALGAAVALLATRQQWSEGTATVAGGAFPLTAKGSDVTGVPAALAVVGLAALVAVFAVRRAGRLAVAAVLALSGAGTVAAALLGASDASALDAKAAEASGDTSATVGALSHTAWPYVAAVGGLLLLVAGLLALRYGRLWPAMSGRYERGGAPRPRRAAAPADPDRPEDLWKALDRGEDPTGS from the coding sequence GTGGTTGACGTGACTGCCGTACCTACCCCCCGTTCCGAGCCCGCCGGCCCCGCCCGGGCCGGCCGCACCAGCCTCGCCGTGGCCCTGCTGAGCGGCGCCCTGGGCGCGGCCGTGGCCCTGCTCGCCACCCGGCAGCAGTGGTCGGAAGGCACCGCGACGGTGGCCGGCGGCGCGTTCCCGCTGACCGCGAAGGGCAGCGACGTCACCGGCGTGCCCGCCGCCCTCGCCGTCGTGGGGCTCGCCGCCCTCGTCGCCGTCTTCGCCGTACGCCGGGCCGGCCGGCTGGCCGTCGCCGCGGTGCTCGCCCTCTCCGGAGCCGGCACCGTCGCCGCCGCGCTGCTCGGGGCGTCCGACGCCTCGGCGCTCGACGCGAAGGCCGCCGAGGCGTCCGGGGACACGTCGGCGACCGTCGGCGCCCTCTCGCACACCGCCTGGCCGTACGTGGCCGCCGTCGGCGGACTGCTGCTGCTGGTCGCCGGTCTGCTCGCGCTCCGCTACGGGCGCCTGTGGCCCGCCATGTCCGGGCGCTACGAGCGCGGTGGCGCCCCCCGCCCCCGCCGGGCGGCCGCCCCGGCCGACCCGGACCGCCCCGAGGACCTCTGGAAGGCCCTCGACCGGGGCGAGGACCCGACCGGCTCGTAG
- a CDS encoding anthranilate synthase component I: protein MDLETFRKLATDRRVIPVTRKLLADGDTPVALYRKLAAERPGTFLLESAGGGTSQAFSTGGGRAWSRYSFVGVRSAATLTERDGQAHWEGTPPVGVPVDGDPLAALRATLQTLHTPRDLAQDLGLPPFTGGMVGYLGYDIVRRLEKVGPGERDDLKLPELTMLLTSDLAVMDHWEGSVWLIANAINHNDLETGVDEAYADAVARLDAMEADLTRAVAQPPAVLPPSELPEYTALWGGPDFRAAVEDVKERIRAGEAFQVVPSQRFETPCTASALDVYRVLRATNPSPYMYLFRFDGFDVAGSSPEALVKVEDGQAMVHPIAGTRHRGTTPQEDQALADDLLADPKERAEHLMLVDLGRNDLGRVCEPGSVEVVDFMSIERYSHVMHIVSTVTGRVAPDRTAFDVLTACFPAGTLSGAPKPRALQIIDELEPSRRGLYGGCVGYLDFAGDSDTAIAIRTALLRDGTAYVQAGAGIVADSDPVAEDTECRNKAAAVLRAVHTANRLG, encoded by the coding sequence ATGGACCTCGAGACGTTCCGCAAGCTCGCCACCGACCGCCGGGTCATCCCGGTCACCCGCAAGCTCCTCGCCGACGGCGACACCCCGGTCGCGCTCTACCGCAAGCTCGCCGCCGAACGCCCCGGCACCTTCCTGCTGGAGTCCGCCGGTGGGGGCACCTCCCAGGCGTTCAGCACTGGGGGAGGGCGCGCCTGGTCCCGGTACTCCTTCGTCGGCGTCCGGTCCGCCGCCACCCTCACCGAGCGCGACGGGCAGGCGCACTGGGAGGGCACCCCGCCGGTCGGCGTGCCCGTCGACGGCGACCCGCTCGCCGCGCTGCGGGCCACCCTGCAGACCCTGCACACCCCGCGCGACCTCGCCCAGGACCTCGGCCTGCCACCCTTCACCGGCGGCATGGTCGGCTACCTCGGCTACGACATCGTGCGCCGCCTGGAGAAGGTCGGCCCCGGCGAGCGGGACGATCTGAAGCTCCCCGAGCTGACCATGCTGCTCACCAGCGACCTCGCCGTGATGGACCACTGGGAGGGGTCGGTCTGGCTGATCGCCAACGCGATCAACCACAACGACCTGGAGACCGGCGTCGACGAGGCCTACGCCGACGCCGTCGCCCGCCTGGACGCCATGGAGGCCGACCTCACCCGCGCGGTGGCGCAGCCCCCGGCGGTCCTGCCCCCGTCCGAGCTGCCCGAGTACACCGCCCTGTGGGGCGGCCCCGACTTCCGGGCGGCCGTCGAGGACGTGAAGGAACGCATCCGCGCGGGCGAAGCCTTCCAGGTCGTCCCCTCCCAGCGGTTCGAGACCCCCTGCACGGCCAGCGCCCTGGACGTCTACCGGGTGCTGCGGGCCACCAACCCCTCGCCGTACATGTACCTGTTCCGGTTCGACGGCTTCGACGTGGCCGGCTCGTCCCCCGAGGCGCTGGTGAAGGTCGAGGACGGGCAGGCCATGGTCCACCCCATCGCCGGCACCCGGCACCGCGGCACCACCCCCCAGGAGGACCAGGCGCTCGCCGACGACCTGCTCGCCGACCCCAAGGAGCGCGCCGAGCACCTGATGCTCGTCGACCTCGGGCGCAACGACCTCGGACGGGTCTGCGAACCCGGCTCCGTCGAGGTCGTCGACTTCATGTCGATCGAGCGGTACTCGCACGTGATGCACATCGTCTCCACGGTCACCGGCCGGGTCGCCCCGGACCGCACCGCCTTCGACGTGCTCACCGCCTGCTTCCCGGCCGGCACGCTCTCCGGCGCGCCCAAGCCCCGCGCCCTGCAGATCATCGACGAACTCGAACCCTCCCGGCGCGGTCTGTACGGCGGCTGCGTCGGCTACCTCGACTTCGCCGGGGACTCCGACACGGCCATCGCCATCCGCACCGCGCTGCTGCGTGACGGCACCGCGTACGTGCAGGCCGGCGCGGGCATCGTGGCCGACTCCGACCCGGTCGCCGAGGACACCGAGTGCCGCAACAAGGCGGCCGCGGTCCTGCGCGCCGTCCACACCGCGAACCGGCTGGGGTGA
- the hisI gene encoding phosphoribosyl-AMP cyclohydrolase: MTSQPARRPATAPQGGASRHSAPPSRLDPEIAARLKRTPDGLLPAIAQQYDTGEVLMLGWMDDEALHRTLTTGRCTYWSRSRQEYWVKGDTSGHFQWVKSVALDCDADTVLVKVDQVGAACHTGDRTCFDADVLLKDAGTGAPAADQ; this comes from the coding sequence ATGACCAGCCAGCCCGCCCGCCGCCCGGCCACCGCCCCTCAAGGAGGCGCTTCGCGCCACAGCGCTCCGCCCAGCCGCCTCGACCCGGAGATCGCCGCGCGCCTCAAGCGCACCCCCGACGGCCTCCTGCCCGCCATCGCCCAGCAGTACGACACCGGAGAGGTGCTGATGCTGGGCTGGATGGACGACGAGGCGCTGCACCGCACCCTCACCACCGGCCGCTGCACCTACTGGTCGCGCAGCCGCCAGGAGTACTGGGTCAAGGGCGACACCTCCGGACACTTCCAGTGGGTGAAGTCGGTCGCCCTGGACTGCGACGCGGACACCGTGCTGGTCAAGGTCGACCAGGTGGGCGCCGCCTGCCACACCGGCGACCGCACCTGCTTCGACGCCGACGTCCTGCTGAAGGACGCCGGTACCGGCGCGCCCGCCGCGGATCAGTAG
- a CDS encoding TIGR03085 family metal-binding protein translates to MSTHAKRERLLLADLLETAGPEAPTLCEGWTTRDLAAHVVVRERRPDAAGGLLVKQLASRLERVTAEFLAKPYDELIGLIRTGPPRFSPFSLKQVDEMSNVIEFYVHAEDVRRAQPDWTPRELDRVFQDALWSRLERSARLMGRGVPTGLVLRRPDGQTAVARRGTPVVTVTGQPSELVMFAYGRQSAAKVELDGDENAIAELRASKQLGI, encoded by the coding sequence ATGTCGACCCATGCCAAGCGTGAACGACTCCTCCTGGCCGACCTGCTGGAGACCGCGGGCCCCGAGGCCCCCACCCTCTGCGAGGGCTGGACCACCCGGGACCTGGCCGCCCACGTGGTGGTGCGCGAGCGCCGCCCGGACGCGGCGGGCGGTCTGCTGGTGAAGCAGCTGGCGTCGCGTCTGGAGCGGGTGACGGCGGAGTTCCTGGCGAAGCCGTACGACGAGCTGATCGGGCTGATCCGCACCGGCCCGCCGCGCTTCTCGCCCTTCTCGCTCAAGCAGGTCGACGAGATGTCGAACGTGATCGAGTTCTACGTCCACGCCGAGGACGTGCGCCGGGCCCAGCCGGACTGGACCCCGCGCGAGCTGGACCGGGTGTTCCAGGACGCCCTGTGGTCGCGGCTCGAGCGGTCGGCCCGGCTGATGGGCCGCGGGGTGCCGACCGGCCTGGTGCTGCGCCGCCCGGACGGCCAGACGGCGGTGGCGCGCCGCGGGACGCCGGTGGTGACGGTGACCGGACAGCCGAGCGAGCTGGTGATGTTCGCGTACGGCCGGCAGAGCGCGGCGAAGGTCGAGCTGGACGGCGACGAGAACGCGAT